In Erwinia pyrifoliae DSM 12163, the genomic window GGGGCGAAAAACGGTCTCACAAGAAGTATAAAAGCTGTTCACATCGACCAGAGCAAACATGATTACTTATGCGCTTTCAGGGTAAAAGTGACCACGCCAAAGATTTCCAGCTCTTCTGCATTTTGGAATGAAATGGGCGGATAGTGAGGGTTATGCGGCACCAGCTGCAGAACCGGATGGGTACGCAGCTCCTTAACGGTAAACTCACCGGCGATGGCGGCCACCACGATATCGCCATGAACTGCGTTCAGCGAACGATCAACGATCAGCAAATCACCATCGCCGATCCCTGCTTCGCGCATTGAGTCACCGCTGACTTTGATAAAATAGGTGGCGCTTGGGTGCTTAATAGCGAGTTTATTCAGGTCGATGCGGTCTTCCACGTAATCCTGGGCAGGGCTGGGAAAACCACAGGGTACGCGCTCGGAGAACAACGGAAGTAGCAGGGGGCAATCAATGTCGAGCGGACGGATAAACGGCATAACGGCAACCTCAATATAACTGTATTTATATACAGTATCAGCGATTAACCGGAACGATCAAGCCACCCGCCAGAGAATTTCAGGAAGCATTTGAACAGGCACGGAATTTAACTTTTTACAGTGGATCAAAGCCTGACGATGGCGCGCCGCTGAAGGAGAGTGGCCGGCGGGCTAGTATCGCGCAATGCGTACGGTGATCACGATCGAGCTGATGGCAATCAGCGCCAGGAACACCCCTACGGCGATCATTGAGCTGAAACTAAACTGTTCGAATAACAGCAGGCCGGCCATACCTCCGCTCAGAAAGGAAACAATGGTCACCAGGTGAGTCACAAACTGCTGGCATGCGGCGGCTATCGGCTGTGAGCGGTCACGCTGGAACCAGGCGGTCAGTACGGAACCGAGAGCGATCCCCGCATCCGTCAAAGTGCCGGTAACGTGGGTGGAACGCACGCGGCCGTTAGACAGCTGGGTGGACGTGGCATTGTGGATCCCCATTAGAAAACCGAGGCAGACAATTGCCTCGCGGTTATTGCCGGCAGCATAAAAAAACGTTTCAAACGCCGACAGCAGCATCAACATCACCCCTTCAATCAGCAGAACAATACTGAATATCGTTCGCAGCTTATTCTTAATACCCCAGATCACTATCAGACGAGATGTTACGCAGCCGATAACAAAAGCGGTAAGAATTGCCAGCAAAAATTTCAGATCCCTGATGTCGACGTTGGAGACCTCGGAGGATAATTGTGCAGCATTGCCGGACATATGCGATGGGAAAATACCGAATGCCCCCAACGCCATTGCATTCAGCAAGCCGGCGCTGGTGGCCAGTACCAGCGCCAGGTAACGGTCTTCAGCGTGCGTTCTTTCACGCTTTCTTTTAATCATCATGCGCAGCATTATCGCCCCTTATTGTTGCGGTTGGCGATCAGCCGGGCTGTTGCCAATTTTAACGCAATATAACGTTTTCACACAGGTTTAGTGAACATATGGGGAATGAATGCCAATATCTCAGACTGGTCTGAAAAATAGCGGTTTTTTTGCTTAAAAAGCGTGTAAAAAAAGCCCGGTTACTGGCGTTACGCATAATGTGTTTGGCCGCTGTGCAGAACCGTCCCGGTGATGCGCAGGCATGATGAAATGCGTTAGAGAGGCACAACGCAGAGCCACCGTAACGCCGTGAAGGGGGCGCGATGGCGATGCAGATCCGGTGAAACAGCCCCGGGCAGGCAGGCTGCTATTCAACACGCTTCACCAGCCGGCAGGGTAGCGTTTATTGAAAACTGTTATACTGGCCTGTCAGTGCAGAAAGTATCAGCCCGCTGAAATCGCAGGTCAGTATCGTCGAATCAAAAAATAGAAAGGCTGAATCGCTTTGAACTGAATTATCTTTTTTATCATGGGGTTATTTTGCATTTTTTGGTTTTATCTGGAAATTATCCTATAATAAGCTGCGATGTTGTCCGCACTTAAGGGGTTGACATGGTGAGAAAAACCACGATCCTCTCATCGTCGTCTGACGGCATGCGCTTCTCTCTGTTTTACCGTTCAGCGCGCGCGGTTACCCTTTATGGCCTGCAGCATCTTTCCTAACTCGTGACTCAGGAGGAAGATGTGCCGATACCAACAGATTCCGTTCCCTCGTTGCAAGCCGCAACGGCCTATGCCTTTTTCTTTGATGTGGATGGCACTCTGGCAGCGATCCAGTCGCGTCCGGATGAGGTATCAATACCTGCTTCTGTGCTGGATGATTTGCAATGGCTGGCGCAGCATTGTGACGGGGCCGTCGCGCTGATATCCGGCCGCCCGATTGTCGAACTGGACGCTCTGGCAGCACCGCTGGTTCTGCCGATGGCCGGCGTGCACGGTGCCGAGCGCCGTGATGTTGACGGCAATATCACGCGCGTGGCGCTTGCCCCACATACTGTCAGTACATTGCAGCGGGAGCTGGAACAGGCCATCGCGTCGCTGCCGGGCGCTATGCTGGAGACGAAAGGAGCCGCATTTGCTCTGCATTACCGGCAGGCACCGCAGCATCAGCAGCAGATAGAGCAGCTGGCCGCCTCAATGATGGCGCGTTTTCCTGAGCTGGCGCAGCAGCCGGGAAAATGTGTGGTGGAACTGAAACCGCAGGATGTGAACAAAGGCGCCGCCATTAACCAATTTATGCAACTGCCTCCGTTTGCCTGTCGCGTACCGGTTTTCCTCGGGGATGATTTGACCGATGAAGCCGGTTTTAACGCGGTCAATGCCATCGGGGGCATCTCAATTAAAGTCGGTACCGGTTCCAGTGAAGCGCGGGGACATCTGGCCGATGTTAACGCGGTTTATCGCTGGCTGGTTCAGGCTCGAAAACAACTGGACAACGGCGCAAAAGCGTCGCTAAGGAGTCAAAGTTATGAGTCGCTTAGTAGTCGTATCTAACCGTATCGCCATTCCTGATGGCAGTAAGGGCAGTGCCGGGGGCCTGACTGTCGGCATCGTTGACGCGCTAAAAACAACCGGCGGCGTGTGGTATGGCTGGAACGGTGAGATAAATGAAATTGGCGAAGATGACGATGAAGTCAACATTCTGCAGCAGGGCGGCATTACCTATGCCTCTTTCGGCTTGAATCAGAATGATTATGATCTCTACTACCTGCAATTTTCTAATGCCGTACTTTGGCCAGCGTTTCATTATCGCCTCGACCTGGTCAACTTCCAACGTGAAGCGTGGGAAGGGTACCACCGCGTGAATTCGCTGCTGGCCCATCGCCTGCAGCCGCTGCTGAAAGAGGATGATATCCTGTGGATCCATGATTACCATCTGCTACCCTTTGCCGCTGAACTGCGCAAGCTGGGCGTGACCAACCGCATTGGTTTTTTCCTGCACATTCCCTTTCCCACCCCGGAAATCTTTACTGCGCTACCGCCCCATGCCGAGCTGTTGCAGATGATGTGTGAATACGATTTGTTGGGCTTCCAGACGGAAAGCGACCGCGTCGCGTTTATCGAATGCATATCGTCACTCACCTCGCTGCAAAGCGATGGCAAACAGCATCGGGCTTTCGGCCATGCCTTTGCCACTGAGGTCTATCCGATTGGCATTGAACCCGACAGTATTAAAGAAATGGCCGAAGGCCCGCTGCCGCCGAAAATGGTGGCAATGAAGAGAGATCTCGGCGACGCACAGAATATTATCGCCTGTGAACGGCTGGATTACTCCAAAGGGTTACCGGAACGCTTCCTCGCCTATGAGGCGCTGCTGGAGCATTACCCGCAGCACCACGGCAAAATCCGCTATTCGCAGATTGCCCCCACCTCGCGTGGTGATGTGCAGGCTTACCAGGATATCCGTCACCAGCTGGAAACTGAAGCTGGGCGAATTAACGGTAAATATGGCACCTTAGGCTGGACCCCGCTCTACTATCTCAATCAGCATTTTGATCGCCGGCTGTTGATGAAAATCTTCCGCCTGACCGACATCGGACTGGTGACGCCATTGCGTGACGGCATGAACCTGGTGGCAAAAGAGTATGTTGCTGCTCAGGATCCTGACAATCCTGGGGTTCTGGTGCTGTCGCGCTTTGCCGGAGCAGCAAACGAGCTGACCTCTGCTCTGATCGTCAACCCGTACGACCGTGATGACGTGGCTGCGGCTCTGCATCGTGCTTTAACGATGCCGCGCACTGAACGCATCGCACGCTACAACGACATGATGGCGGTTCTGCGCCAAAATGATATCACTCAATGGCGCGAAAGCTATCTGCAAGATTTACTGTCAGTGACACCGTCACGCATATTGGCTGATAACGAAAAGTCTGCGAGCCACCTGTCAAAACTGGCCTGATTATAGAGGGGGGCCTGAATCAGGCCCATCTTTATATGTACCCCACCTCAGTTCCCCCCACGATCCCTTCACCAGCCGGTGAAGGTTGACATTATCTTACGCTTTACCGATGGCAAGCGGCGAGAAAACACCTCGTAAAGCATAAAGTTTGCACAAAAAGGGCATTTCGCTAAAGGTTCCCACGTTACTGCTGATGCTCATATCAGATAATCCAATGGTTTTGCCTAAAACATTTGCATCGCTTATGTAACACTCGTTTACAGCTGTTGTTATTCGCTAAACGAACGGTGTTATCTGCTGACAAAACGCTATCAATTCCTGTTGAAAACCTGCGATATATCACACTTCTGACAAGGTTTTCCGATCGATTACCCACCGTGAGTGATTGATCCATTACTACTGCTATGATGCGTTTGTATGGTGATAAATTTCTTAACTATCAAATATATTGACTTTTTTATGCTGCATAAATGCGTCTTTTGTAGTTTTTTTTATCATTGAATTTGTCGGGAGGTATTCAGTGACCGGTCATAATTATTAAAAGGACTAAAATTTCCAAAAAAAATCATTAATGATTAGTTAGTGAGCTAATCAACAGTGTTTCTGATGGTTTTTTAAGAAATAATTTTAGATAAAGTGTGATCTGCATCACACTTTATCTAAAATTGGGGTTGCCTCACGTTGTATGTCTAAATCAGAGGGGATAGAGTTGCCTTGCTTTAGGAATAGTCCTAGTAGAATGTAACAAGAAGTGATGAAGGAAGAAGTCAGGGAAGAAAAGGCTCAGGAATAGCCGCTGGCAAAATGAGTCTATAATTATCCCTGGCCTGGTTTCTCTGCATACTAAGAAACAAGTCAGCTTTAGCTCATCTTTGGCTCCTGCCACTAATTATTTTGCCATCTTTAGATCTACCAACCAGCAACCAGGTAGCGGTATCCACCGCACACGTTAAAAGTAGTGCCAGTCAGGATGGAAAAATGGGTACATCAGAATTACTCAAACATATTTACGACATCAATTTGTCTTACTTATTGCTTGCACAACGAATAATTAATCAGGAAAAAGCCTCGGCGATGTTTCGCCTGGGTATTGACGAAGCAATGGCTGATGCTTTGGCAAGGCTGACATTGCCAGAAATGGTTAAACTTGCCGAGACTAACCAACTGGTTTGTCAGTTCCGTTTCAACGACCACCAGTCAATCAGTCGCTTAACCAAGGAGTCACGGGTGGAGGACCTGCAGCAAATCCATACCGGTATCCTGCTATCCAGCCGTTTGTTGCGTGACGTAACGAAAGAACAAGAGACGCCGAAAAAAAGGGCCGCCAGTTAATGAGCGAAAAAAGCATTGTTCAGGAAGCGCGTGATATTCAACTGGCAATAGAGTTGATCACTCTGGGCGCACGCCTGCAGATGTTAGAGAGTGAAACTCAGCTAAGCCGTGGCCGCCTGATTAAGTTGTACAAGGAGCTGCGTGGTAGCCCGCCGCCGAAAGGCATGCTGCCATTTTCAACCGACTGGTTTATGACCTGGGAGCAAAATATTCATGCTTCCATGTTCTGTAATGCCTGGCAATTTATGGTGAAGAGTGGGTTATGTCACGGTGTCAAGGCGGTCATTAAAGCCTATCGACTCTATCTTGAACAGTGCCCGCAACAGGACGAAAGCCCGCTACTGGCGCTCACGCGCGCCTGGACCCTGGTGCGGTTTGTCGAAAGCGGAATGCTGGAATTAACCGATTGTAAATGCTGTGGTGGAAGCTTTATCAGCCACGCACATCAACCGCGCGGAAGCTTCACCTGCAGCCTTTGCCAGCCACCTTCCCGGGCGGTAAAAAGACGTAAACTTTCGCTTGAAACTGCCGATAACAACTCACAACTGCTGGATGAACAGGTTAAACAAGCCGTTTAATCGCGTCTGCCACACGGAGTGAATCCAGCAGCGGTCTTTGACCGCTGCTTTTTTTTGCCCCGTATCTGGCGCACAGACCTGTCCAATTTCTGGCTCTCCTTTCACCCACACGTTTTGCAGCGTAAGGATTTATCTTGCTGATTATATTGGGTTATATCATTGTTCTTGGCTCGGTGTTAGGCGGTTACGCGATGGTAGGCGGCCACCTCGGCGCGCTCTATCAACCTTCGGAGGTGCTGATTATTGTCGGTGCCGGCGTGGGAGCCTTTATCGTCGGTAATAACGGCAAGGCGATTAAAGCAACGTTGAAATCACTACCGTTGCTGATGCGTGGATCAAAATATAACAAAGCCGTGTATATGGATCTGATGGCGTTGCTGTATCGGCTGATGGCTAAATCGCGCCAGCAGGGCATGCTGTCACTGGAGCGTGATATCGATAATCCACAGGAAAGTGAGATTTTCGCTAATTACCCACGCATCCTTGCCGATAAAAGACTGGTCGACTTTATTAACGATTATTTACGCCTGATGGTCAGCGGCAACATGAATGCCTTTGAAATCGAAGCATTGATGGATGAAGAGATCGAAACCTACGAACACGAGTGCGAAGTTCCGGCTATTGCGCTGGGCACCATGGGCGATTCTCTTCCGGCATTTGGTATCGTCGCCGCAGTGATGGGCATTATCCATACGCTTGCCGCCGCCGACCGACCGGCCGCCGAGCTTGGTGCGCTGATCGCCAATGCGATGGTAGGAACCTTCCTGGGTATTCTGCTGGCTTACGGTTTTATCTCACCGCTGTCGGGCGTGCTGCGCCAGAAATGCGCAGAGAACACCAAGATGATGCAGTGCATTAAGGTCACGCTGCTATCCAGCCTGAACGGTTATGCCCCGCAGATCGCGGTGGAATTTGGCCGTAAGACGCTGTATTCAACCGAACGACCTTCGTTTATCGAACTGGAAGAGCATGTACGCAATGCGAAATCTCCACAACAGACATCGGAACAGGACGCATGAAGCATAACGGTCGCCCCATTGTGCTGGTAAAGCGGAAAAAGTCGCATAAGCATGTCGGCTCGCACGGCTCATGGAAAATTGCCTACGCCGACTTTATGACGGCGATGATGGCTTTTTTTTTGGTGATGTGGCTGATTTCTATCTCCAGCCCTCAACAATTGGTGCAGATTGCCGATTACTTCAAAACGCCGCTAAAGGTCGCGTTGACCGGGGGGCAGCGCAGCAGCGATAGCAGCAGCCCAATCCCCGGCGGGGGACGGGATCCGACGGAGAAGATCGGTGAAGTGCATAAAGTCGCCGATTTGGATAAACAAAAAAGTAAGCTGGATGAAATTCGTCTTAACCGGCTGCGTGAAAATCTGGACCAGCTGATTGAAGCGGATCCACGACTGCGCGCCCTGCGTCCGCACCTGATTATTAACATGGTGCAAGAAGGGCTACGTATTCAGATTATTGACAGCCAGAACCGCCCGATGTTTAAAACCGGCAGTGCTGAGGTGGAATCGTATATGCGCGATATTTTACGCGCCATCGCACCGATTCTGAATCAGATCCCTAACCGTATTAGCCTCGCCGGCCATACCGATGATTTCCCGTACCCAGGGGGGGAACGTGGCTACAGTAACTGGGAACTTTCGGCTGACCGCGCTAACGCTTCACGCCGTGAACTGGTTGCCGGGGGACTGAACAGCGGCAAGATGCTGCGGGTGGTGGGGATGTCTGACACCATGAAATTAAAGAACCGTGGTGCTAACGATGCGGTAAACCGACGTATCAGTCTGCTGGTCTTGAACCATGATACACAAGCGCAGATAGAGCGGGAAAATGCTGAGAGTGATGCGATAGAAATTAAAGATACTAATAGCCTTAATGAGATAGCGGCACCGGAAGTCCCTTCCGTTACCAGTAAAAAACAAGACCCTCAACTCTCACAGGCTGAGCCTGGTGGTGCCAGCGCGGCAGTAACTTCGTTACCTGCTGCAACGGCACCGTCTGCCCAGACCGAGCGCGACTCACAGCCGAGGTAATACCGTGAGCATGGATATCAGCGATTTTTACCAGACGTTCTTTGATGAAGCCGATGAATTATTGGCTGACATGGAACAACACCTGTTGGTTCTTGACCCACAGGAACCCGATTCGGAACAGCTAAATGCTATTTTCCGCGCGGCCCATTCCATCAAAGGCGGGGCCGGAACATTCGGTTTTACTGTATTACAGGAAACCACGCATATTCTGGAAAATATTCTCGATGGTGCGCGCCGTGGCGAAATGCCGCTTAGCACCGATATCGTCAACCTGTTTTTGGAAACTAAAGATATTATGCAGGAACAGTTAGATGCCTATAAAACCAGCACAGAACCCGATGCTGCGGCCTTTGAATACATTTGCCAGGCACTGCGCCAGCTGGCGCTGGAAGCGAATGGGGAAGCGCCAGCAGCGGGCGTGGAGTCTGCGTCCGTTACCGCCAGCGGTCTGCACATCAAGCTGAGCGGCCTGAAGGTGAACGAAGCCGATCTGATGCTGGAAGAACTGGCTAATCTCGGTACGGTCTCTGCGGTGGTAAAGGGGGAAAGCTCCCTGGAAGCCATGCTGGAATCATCGGTCGGCAGAGACGATATCATCGCGGTATTGTGCTTTGTCATTGACGAATCGCAGATTCATTTTCCGCAAACGGAAGCGCTGAATAACGTTACGGCTGCGCAAAACGTGGAAGCCGTACCGGCAGCGCCGCAACCGGCAAGCGTTAGCGAAAGCGCGGTACCTAAACGTGAAACGGCGAAAAAGTCAGCGGCGAAGGGCAGCGAATCGAGCAGTATTCGCGTGGCGGTCGAAAAGGTCGATCAGCTGATTAACCTGGTGGGTGAACTGGTGATCACCCAGTCAATGCTGGCCCAGCGATCGGGCGCACTCGACCCGGTACATCATGGCGACTTGCTGAACAGCATGGGCCAGCTGGAACGCAATGCCCGCGACTTGCAAGAATCGGTGATGTCAATCCGCATGATGCCGATGGAGTATGTCTTCAGCCGCTTCCCGCGTTTGGTTCGCGACTTGGCCAGTAAGCTGGGTAAAGAAGTGGAGCTGACCCTGCTGGGAAGTTCAACTGAACTGGATAAGAGTCTGATCGAGCGCATCATCGATCCGTTAACGCACCTGGTACGAAACAGCCTCGATCACGGCATCGAGTCGCCGGATAAACGCGTCGCTGCCGGTAAGACTGCGACAGGTAATCTGACGCTTTCAGCCGAACATCAGGGCGGTAACATCTGCATCGAAGTGACCGATGACGGAGCGGGTCTTAACCGTGAACGTATTCTGGCTAAGGCATTATCCTCCGGTCTGCCGGTCAGTGATGCCATGAGCGACGAAGAAGTCGGCATGCTGATTTTCGCTCCGGGTTTCTCCACCGCCGAGCAGGTGACCGATGTTTCCGGTCGCGGCGTGGGTATGGACGTAGTGAAACGTAACATCCAGGAGATGGGCGGGCACGTTGAAATATCCTCGAAGCAGGGCAAAGGTGCCACCATCCGCATCCTGCTGCCGTTGACGCTGGCAATCCTTGACGGCATGTCGGTTCGCGTGGCGAACGAAGTCTTTATTCTGCCGCTGAATGCGGTGATGGAATCGCTGCAACCGCAGGCGGAAGACCTGAAGGCGCTGGCAGGCGCTGAACGCGTACTGGAAGTACGCGGCGAATATCTGCCGCTGGTCGAGCTGTGGAAGGTTTTTGACGTGCAGGATGCCAAAACCGAAGCGACTCAGGGGATCGCCGTCATCTTGCAGAGCGCGGGCAAACGCTATGCGCTGCTGGTCGATCAGCTGATTGGCCAGCACCAGGTGGTGGTGAAAAACCTGGAAAGTAATTATCGCAAAGTACCGGGCATCTCCGCCGCCACCATCCTTGGCGATGGCAGCGTGGCGCTTATCGTCGATGTCTCAGCATTGCAGTCTCTGAACCGTGAAAAGCGTGTGGCGGGAGCCGCAGCCTGACAATAACTGATTAAGGGTAGAATTATGACTGGGATGGCTACTGCCACCAAACTCGCCGGCGAAACCGTGGGACAGGAGTTTCTGGTGTTCACGCTGGGTGAAGAAGAATACGGGATTGATATCCTCAAAGTGCAGGAGATCCGTGGCTACGATCAGGTTACCCGCATCGCCAATACCCCGGCGTTTATTAAAGGCGTGACCAATCTGCGCGGCGTTATCGTGCCGATCATCGATCTGCGGATTAAATTTGCCCAGCCTGATGTCGACTATAACGACAACACCGTGGTGATCGTGTTGAACCTCGAACAGCGCGTGGTGGGTATCGTGGTGGATGGGGTGTCCGACGTTCTCTCGTTGACCCAGGACCAGATCCGACCTTCACCGGAGTTCGCCGTAACGATGTCCACC contains:
- a CDS encoding YoaK family protein, which encodes MLRMMIKRKRERTHAEDRYLALVLATSAGLLNAMALGAFGIFPSHMSGNAAQLSSEVSNVDIRDLKFLLAILTAFVIGCVTSRLIVIWGIKNKLRTIFSIVLLIEGVMLMLLSAFETFFYAAGNNREAIVCLGFLMGIHNATSTQLSNGRVRSTHVTGTLTDAGIALGSVLTAWFQRDRSQPIAAACQQFVTHLVTIVSFLSGGMAGLLLFEQFSFSSMIAVGVFLALIAISSIVITVRIARY
- the otsA gene encoding alpha,alpha-trehalose-phosphate synthase, coding for MSRLVVVSNRIAIPDGSKGSAGGLTVGIVDALKTTGGVWYGWNGEINEIGEDDDEVNILQQGGITYASFGLNQNDYDLYYLQFSNAVLWPAFHYRLDLVNFQREAWEGYHRVNSLLAHRLQPLLKEDDILWIHDYHLLPFAAELRKLGVTNRIGFFLHIPFPTPEIFTALPPHAELLQMMCEYDLLGFQTESDRVAFIECISSLTSLQSDGKQHRAFGHAFATEVYPIGIEPDSIKEMAEGPLPPKMVAMKRDLGDAQNIIACERLDYSKGLPERFLAYEALLEHYPQHHGKIRYSQIAPTSRGDVQAYQDIRHQLETEAGRINGKYGTLGWTPLYYLNQHFDRRLLMKIFRLTDIGLVTPLRDGMNLVAKEYVAAQDPDNPGVLVLSRFAGAANELTSALIVNPYDRDDVAAALHRALTMPRTERIARYNDMMAVLRQNDITQWRESYLQDLLSVTPSRILADNEKSASHLSKLA
- the cheW gene encoding chemotaxis protein CheW codes for the protein MTGMATATKLAGETVGQEFLVFTLGEEEYGIDILKVQEIRGYDQVTRIANTPAFIKGVTNLRGVIVPIIDLRIKFAQPDVDYNDNTVVIVLNLEQRVVGIVVDGVSDVLSLTQDQIRPSPEFAVTMSTEYLTGLGALGERMLILVDIEKLLGSEDMALMDRLRSS
- the motB gene encoding flagellar motor protein MotB: MKHNGRPIVLVKRKKSHKHVGSHGSWKIAYADFMTAMMAFFLVMWLISISSPQQLVQIADYFKTPLKVALTGGQRSSDSSSPIPGGGRDPTEKIGEVHKVADLDKQKSKLDEIRLNRLRENLDQLIEADPRLRALRPHLIINMVQEGLRIQIIDSQNRPMFKTGSAEVESYMRDILRAIAPILNQIPNRISLAGHTDDFPYPGGERGYSNWELSADRANASRRELVAGGLNSGKMLRVVGMSDTMKLKNRGANDAVNRRISLLVLNHDTQAQIERENAESDAIEIKDTNSLNEIAAPEVPSVTSKKQDPQLSQAEPGGASAAVTSLPAATAPSAQTERDSQPR
- the cheA gene encoding chemotaxis protein CheA, with the protein product MDISDFYQTFFDEADELLADMEQHLLVLDPQEPDSEQLNAIFRAAHSIKGGAGTFGFTVLQETTHILENILDGARRGEMPLSTDIVNLFLETKDIMQEQLDAYKTSTEPDAAAFEYICQALRQLALEANGEAPAAGVESASVTASGLHIKLSGLKVNEADLMLEELANLGTVSAVVKGESSLEAMLESSVGRDDIIAVLCFVIDESQIHFPQTEALNNVTAAQNVEAVPAAPQPASVSESAVPKRETAKKSAAKGSESSSIRVAVEKVDQLINLVGELVITQSMLAQRSGALDPVHHGDLLNSMGQLERNARDLQESVMSIRMMPMEYVFSRFPRLVRDLASKLGKEVELTLLGSSTELDKSLIERIIDPLTHLVRNSLDHGIESPDKRVAAGKTATGNLTLSAEHQGGNICIEVTDDGAGLNRERILAKALSSGLPVSDAMSDEEVGMLIFAPGFSTAEQVTDVSGRGVGMDVVKRNIQEMGGHVEISSKQGKGATIRILLPLTLAILDGMSVRVANEVFILPLNAVMESLQPQAEDLKALAGAERVLEVRGEYLPLVELWKVFDVQDAKTEATQGIAVILQSAGKRYALLVDQLIGQHQVVVKNLESNYRKVPGISAATILGDGSVALIVDVSALQSLNREKRVAGAAA
- the flhD gene encoding flagellar transcriptional regulator FlhD; this encodes MGTSELLKHIYDINLSYLLLAQRIINQEKASAMFRLGIDEAMADALARLTLPEMVKLAETNQLVCQFRFNDHQSISRLTKESRVEDLQQIHTGILLSSRLLRDVTKEQETPKKRAAS
- the otsB gene encoding trehalose-phosphatase, translated to MPIPTDSVPSLQAATAYAFFFDVDGTLAAIQSRPDEVSIPASVLDDLQWLAQHCDGAVALISGRPIVELDALAAPLVLPMAGVHGAERRDVDGNITRVALAPHTVSTLQRELEQAIASLPGAMLETKGAAFALHYRQAPQHQQQIEQLAASMMARFPELAQQPGKCVVELKPQDVNKGAAINQFMQLPPFACRVPVFLGDDLTDEAGFNAVNAIGGISIKVGTGSSEARGHLADVNAVYRWLVQARKQLDNGAKASLRSQSYESLSSRI
- the motA gene encoding flagellar motor stator protein MotA; the protein is MLIILGYIIVLGSVLGGYAMVGGHLGALYQPSEVLIIVGAGVGAFIVGNNGKAIKATLKSLPLLMRGSKYNKAVYMDLMALLYRLMAKSRQQGMLSLERDIDNPQESEIFANYPRILADKRLVDFINDYLRLMVSGNMNAFEIEALMDEEIETYEHECEVPAIALGTMGDSLPAFGIVAAVMGIIHTLAAADRPAAELGALIANAMVGTFLGILLAYGFISPLSGVLRQKCAENTKMMQCIKVTLLSSLNGYAPQIAVEFGRKTLYSTERPSFIELEEHVRNAKSPQQTSEQDA
- the umuD gene encoding translesion error-prone DNA polymerase V autoproteolytic subunit — its product is MPFIRPLDIDCPLLLPLFSERVPCGFPSPAQDYVEDRIDLNKLAIKHPSATYFIKVSGDSMREAGIGDGDLLIVDRSLNAVHGDIVVAAIAGEFTVKELRTHPVLQLVPHNPHYPPISFQNAEELEIFGVVTFTLKAHK
- the flhC gene encoding flagellar transcriptional regulator FlhC, with amino-acid sequence MSEKSIVQEARDIQLAIELITLGARLQMLESETQLSRGRLIKLYKELRGSPPPKGMLPFSTDWFMTWEQNIHASMFCNAWQFMVKSGLCHGVKAVIKAYRLYLEQCPQQDESPLLALTRAWTLVRFVESGMLELTDCKCCGGSFISHAHQPRGSFTCSLCQPPSRAVKRRKLSLETADNNSQLLDEQVKQAV